The following coding sequences are from one Eleginops maclovinus isolate JMC-PN-2008 ecotype Puerto Natales chromosome 13, JC_Emac_rtc_rv5, whole genome shotgun sequence window:
- the dazl gene encoding deleted in azoospermia-like yields MENSWSNTYTSPSLKLSNGYVLPEGKLTPNALFVGGIDVKVDESELQDLFARHGAVKEVKMITYRGGICKGYGFVYFNEDVDIQAIIEQPISLNGRKLKLGPAIMKERTARTVRSDEVGPAPWITPPQYYYCAFCTSMGGGVPQQSPIVNGGGQYNQPYSYSNYGGIIVPQRPMNYTQNPYTYQTQHTSPGWMLDQRTQPVNQGFMDSGIQIMNVQ; encoded by the exons GAGAATTCCTGGAGCAACACCTATACCTCTCCATCCCTAAAGTTGTCAAATGGCTACGTCCTACCCGAGGGCAAACTGACTCCCAACGCCTTGTTTGTCGGTGGGATTGACGTGAAG gtGGATGAAAGTGAATTGCAAGACTTATTTGCAAGACATGGTGCTGTTAAGGAAGTAAAGATGATCACCTACCGTGGAGGGATCTGCAAAGG GTACGGGTTTGTGTACTTCAATGAAGATGTGGACATTCAGGCGATCATTGAG CAACCGATTAGTTTAAATGGCCGAAAACTCAAGCTGGGCCCTGCCATCATGAAAGAAAGGACCGCCA GAACCGTGAGATCCGATGAGGTTGGCCCTGCTCCCTGGATAACTCCCCCTCAGTACTACTACTGCGCCTTTTGCACATCCATGGGAGGGGGAGTGCCACAACAATCACCTATCGTCAATGGTGGAGGCCAATACAATCAG CCATATTCCTACTCCAACTATGGAGGGATCATCGTCCCACAGAGGCCAATGAACTACACACAGAACCCCTACACCtaccag ACGCAGCACACTTCCCCGGGCTGGATGTTGGACCAAAGGACACAGCCTGTCAATCAG GGCTTCATGGACAGTGGAATCCAGATAATGAATGTGCAGTAG